The segment ACAGAGAATCTGGAGGCTCTCGAGAAGGGACTTCCGAATCTGCTGCAGCATGTGGAGAACATCACAAAGGTATTTGGCCTTCCGTGCGTAGTTGCCATCAACCGCTTCCCGTTTGACACAGAGGCCGAGTTACAGCTGATCGCCGACAAGTGCAGGGAGCTGGGTGTCAATGTAGCTCTCTCCGAGGTTTGGGGCAAAGGCGGAGACGGCGGCATTGATCTGGCAAAAGAGGTAGTGCGCCTCTGCGAGGAGGAGAATCATTTCCAGTACTGCTATGGGGATGAACTCTCCATTGAAGAGAAGTTAAATGCCATTGTCACAAAGATCTACAGGGGTACAAAGGTAGTGCTGACAGATGGCGCCAAAAAGCAGGCAAAGAGGCTCACAGAGCTGGGCTTCGGCTCCTTCCCGATCTGTATGGCAAAGACACAGTACAGCTTTTCTGACAACCAGAAGCTGACGGGTGCGCCCAGGGATTTCACAGTAACTGTGAGAAATCTGAAGGTATCGGCTGGAGCAGGCTTTATTGTAGCTCTGACAGGCGATATTATGACCATGCCCGGACTTCCCAAGGTTCCGGCTGCAGAGAAAATCGATGTGGACGAAACTGGAAGGATTTCAGGTCTGTTCTAAAAAAGAAATTTGTGCCGCTTTAACAAGCGGACCAGGATTTACAGTGCCGCAGGGGAGCGTACTGCTTCCCTGCGGCACTGCCCTTTCTTCCGCAGTGGAAATTCAGGGAAAATCAGTAAGAAAAATCCCTGCATAAACAGTATGTATTTGGGCCGAGACATGGCTGCGGGCAGAAGGGGAGCGGGATGAATGACACAGATGAAGGATATGGACACAGAAGACACGATGGGAGGAATTTGCAAATGAATTTTTTTACACCGGCAGAGATAGTGAAAAATTACAGTGCAGCTGGAAGAAAAAAGACGGAGATGCCGGCAATGAAAATGCTTATTCTCGGTATTCTCTCAGGTATTTTCATTGCCCTTGGGGCAGCGGCCACCAATACAGCGGGACATTCTATTGAAAATGTCTCAGCCATGCGGATCGTTCTGGGAGTGCTGTTCCCCGGCGGTCTTACGCTGGTTGTCCTTCTGGGGGGAGAACTGTTTACGGGAAACTGCCTGATCTCTATTTCCGTACTGGAAAAACAGGCGAAGATTTCCGCCATGATAAAAAACTGGATTGTAGTCTACATCGGCAACCTGATCGGGAGTCTCCTGATAGCCTTTGCATGCGCAAAGTTCGGCCAGTTTAACTATTCTGACGGAGGGCTGGCTGTATTTACGATGAAGCTGGCTGTCACTAAGAGTACTCTGCCTTTTGCAAATGCATTTGTGCTGGGAATTATGTGCAATATGCTGGTCTGTCTGGCTGTCCTTGCAAGCCTCAGCGCCAAAGATACGGCCGGAAAGATAGCGGGAGTCTTTTTCCCCATCAGTTTCTTTGTCATCTGCGGCTTTGAACACTGTGTGGCAAATATGTATTACATACCGGCCGGAATTTTTGCCGCCACTGTTCCGGAGTACGCGGCAAAGGCAGCGGAGGCAGGAGTGAATCTTTCTGCCCTCACTTGGAGTGGATTTTTCATTGGAAACCTGATTCCCGTCACACTGGGGAACCTGGCCGGAGGCCTGGCAGTGGGAATTCTTATGTGGCTTGGCCATGCATGGGAGAAGGAGAAAAAATAAGAAGCGGCAAGAATAATAGGAAAAGGAGTCAGACGTTTGCGTAAGTCCGGCTCCTTTTTCTTATGAGGACAACATCCGATCTGATCCTGCCCAGGCAGGCTATTTCTTGTCGTCCTCGCAGTTCATGTTGTTCAGAGAACAGGAGAGATCGTCTTTTCCATCTACACAGTTCATATCGTTGAGTCCGCAGCTGGAATCGTCGTCCTCCCCGAGACAGTTCATATCGTTCAAGCCGCAGGTTTTGTCATCGTCACTGATTCCGTTTAAGTTGGCCCAGCCAGTCTGTTTCTTTTCTTCCATCTCCGATACCTCCTCACACTTTGATAAGCATATTATATCCGCACAGAGGAAAAAATTCAAGGAGAGGCGGCTGTAAATAAAAGGAATTAAGAGCAAAATTTGACAATTAGAAAAAATTGTACAGACTTTTGGGAAACAAGGGAGGGGACTTCAGGATTCGTCTGCTATTTATGGGGCGAAGAGTTGCTTTTTCTCTATACTGCCGGTATAATGGAACCATATGACAAAGCCCCAAACCAGTGTGACTGAAAAAAGGGGCAGAGAAAAAGCGAGGAGGATAAGATGAAGGCGCGCTGCAGATGCGGAAGCTATTTTGCAGGATAGCGGTTGCGCTGACAGTCAGAAGGGAGAAAGCAGGATATGAGTCAGAGTCTGGAAGCGAAAATTCCAAGTGAGAGCAGCCTGGTGAATGAGGAGCTGAAAAAAAACCTTAAGATGATTTTTGAGAGACTGGTGCGCCCGGTCTGCCTGAAGGCGGTACTCGATCCGGAACAGCCGGCCAGCGTGGAGATGGGATCCTTTTTGAAGGCAGTGGCGCAGCTGAGCCCCTGGATAGAACTGCAGCTGCTGGAACGGGGAGAGGACAGTGAGGCGGATGGGGCGCTGGACACAGAACATCTTCCCTCTACAGGGCTGTTCGGGGAAAACGGCTATCTGGGAGCAGCCTTTCTGGGAGTTCCGGGAGGAAAGGAGATTAATTCTTTTGTGGCGGCTATCCTCAATGCGGCGGGGCCTGAAAAGGAACTGGATCAGAAACTGCTTAAAAAAATCGCAAAGCTCAAAAAGAAAAATGTTATCCGCGTGTTCGTGTCACTTTCCTGTCACCACTGCCAGAGTGTTGTGACAGCAGGGCAGACCCTGGCTCTTCTGAGCCCCAATGTGGAATGTACTATGGTAGATGCAAGGCTGTATCCGGATTTAGTGGAAAAGTACAAGCTCTCGAGAGTGCCGGCGATTCTGATCGGGGAAGCGATGTACATGGGAGAAAAGAGCCTGGAAGAGCTTTTAGCCCTTCTCCGGTAGGAAGAGAAGAAAAAATTGTGCAAAAATGATAATAAAATAACGATATATTGACTTAAATTGTGTATTGTGTTAGGATAATTTATAATCAAAGATGAACCAGGAGAGAGGAGCAGGTTGAATAACGGCAGAGATGCCGTTTTTAACCCGGCTCTTTTTTATATAACAGGAAACTTCGTTCCCTGTTATATAAAAACGCTCCGCGGGGATCGCACTGCGGCAGAATAGAATTTGCCGCAGAGACGGCCTGCCTCTATGGGCGGGCGGCGGACTGAAGGAAGGTGTGATATGGAACAGAAGCTGTATGATACAGTGACAGACTGCCCGGTGATCGCGGCTGTCAAGGATGAGGCAGGGCTTGAGAAGTGCCTTAGCTCAGATATCCAGATTGTGTTTGTGCTGTATGGGGATATTGTCGGAATCCCGGAGATTGTGGAGAGGATTAAGGAAAAGGGAAAATTTGCCATGATACATGTGGATCTGATATCCGGCCTTTCAGGAAAGGAGATAGCGGTTGATTTCCTTCACCGGAATACAAGGGCCGACGGGATTATCTCCACAAAGCTGCCGCTCATCCGAAGAGCCAAGGAGCTGGGAATGGCAACGGTGTTCCGTTTCTTCGTCATTGATTCCATGGCGTTTGACAATATTAAGAAGCAGTATGATGCGGCTCTGCCGGATTTTGTGGAGATTCTTCCCGGCATTATGCCGAAAATCATAACAAGGGTTACAAAAATGGTATCCGCGCCTGTGATCGCAGGCGGTCTGATTGGGGAGAAGGCAGATATCTACGCGGCTATTGAGGCCGGAGCCATTTCCATCTCATCCACGAATCAGAACACCTGGTTTATCTGAGAGGAGGCTTTTGGATGTCAGACACGAAAAGAAGGCTGGCCCAGGCATTGAAGGAGCTGATGGCGGAAAAGCCCATTAAAAAGATTACAATTCAGGATATCGTCGAGCGAAGCCACATGACGAGGCAGAGTTTCTACTATCACTTTCAGGACATCTATGAGGTGATCGAACTGATCTGCCAGTATGAGCTGATTGACCAGATTGCCTACCGGCAGGAGGAGAGCTTTTCACACTGGCTGGAACATCTCATGGCGCTGATAGAGGAGAACCGGTGGTTTTACAGAAAAATGCTTCAGGAGATGGAGTGGGATCGGGTTGCGAACCACCTGAAACCTGCGGTAGAGGCTCAGATTCGCCGCCTGGTGGGGAATATGCTGACAGAGAGTGAGACAAGGAGTCTTTCAGGGGGAAGAGAACTTCTTGTGGATTTTTTGACAGAATCGGTGATCCAGTACATTTTCCGATATGTATCCTGTCGGAAGGTTCCAAAGGAACAGAATGCACAGAATCTCAGGGAGCTTTTGCAGGTATGTTCGCTGATTTGCGCCAAATGTGCATCTTCGTCTAAAAAAAGCGAGGAAAAGTATACTAAAAACAGGATAAAAACAGCTTGAAGTTGTTCTGTTTTAACAATTTGAGATTATTGTCTAAAGACATTTGACAATAAAGATGCTACCATAAAACTATATTATGTAAGGAGGGGTTTCTTATGGCAAAGTATGTAATGGCATTGGACGCTGGAACTACCAGTAACAGATGTATCCTTTTTAATGAAAAGGGTGAGATGTGCAGCGTGGCGCAGAAGGAATTTACACAGTATTTCCCAAAACCAGGCTGGGTTGAGCACAATGCAAATGAGATCTGGTCCTCTCAGCTCTCCGTAGCAGTGGAGGCTATGGCTCAGATTGGTGCGACCGCAGAGGATATTGCCGCTATCGGTATTACCAACCAGCGTGAAACCACGATTGTCTGGGATAAGGAAACAGGGGAACCGGTTTACAATGCGATTGTATGGCAGTGTCGCCGTACCTCCGAATACTGTGATTCTCTTAAGGAGAAGGGGCTGACAGACAAATTCAGAGAAAAAACAGGCCTTGTCATTGATGCCTACTTCTCAGGAACCAAGTTAAAATGGATCCTGGACAATGTTCCGGGCGTGAGAGAGAGAGCTGAGAAGGGTGAACTCCTGTTCGGTACAGTGGAAACCTGGCTGATCTGGAAGCTGACAAAGGGTGCTGTCCATGTAACGGATTACTCCAACGCATCCAGAACGATGCTGTTCAATATCAACACACTGCAGTGGGATGATGAGATCCTGGCAGAGTTAAATATTCCGAAATGCATGCTTCCTGAGGCAAAGCCATCCAGCTGCGTATATGGCGAGTCGGATCCGTCCTGGTTCGGCGGCCCCATCAAGATTGGCGGCGCAGCAGGCGATCAGCAGTCCGCTCTGTTCGGACAGACCTGCTTTAACCCGGGCGAGGCAAAGAATACATATGGAACCGGCTGCTTCATGCTGATGAACACAGGCGAAAAGCCGGTATTCTCCAAGAACGGACTTGTAACTACAATCGCATGGGGACTTGACGGCAAAGTAAATTACGCCCTTGAGGGTTCCATCTTCGTTGCAGGTGCAGCGATCCAGTGGCTGAGAGATGAGATGAGACTGATCGATTCTTCCCCGGACTCTGAGTACATGGCCAAGAAGGTTAAGGATACAAACGGATGCTACGTCGTTCCGGCCTTCACGGGACTGGGCGCTCCCCACTGGGATCAGTACGCAAGAGGAACAATCGTAGGAATTACGAGAGGCGTCAACAAGTATCATATTATCCGCGCGACTCTGGAATCTCTGGCATATCAGACAAATGACGTACTGCAGGCTATGCAGGCTGATTCCGGCATTCATCTTGGAGCACTCAAGGTGGACGGCGGCGCCAGCGCCAACAATCTGCTGATGCAGATCCAGTCTGATATTATCCAGGCTCCGGTACATCGCCCGAAATGTGTAGAGACTACAGCCATGGGAGCTGCTTACCTGGCAGGCCTTGCAGTTGGCTACTGGGCAAGCAAAGAGGATGTAATTAAGAACTGGGCGATTGACCGTGTATTCGCTCCGCAGATTGAGGCTGAGGAGAGAGATAAGAAGGTCAAAGGCTGGAATAAGGCAGTGAAGTATTCCTTCGGCTGGGCGAAGGAGGATTAATCCCGACAGCGGTCACGGGGTGAGCTGCAGGCGGGGGAAAGCACAGACTGCCGGCAGCCTCAATGCAGTGTGAATTTTGTGGATTGATAAAAGGGCGGCGGGAAAGACATCAGTTTTTCCCCGGGCGGGAGAGACTGAATTTCCGCCGTCCGTGACAGGAGAAGAAAAGGGGGAAATTTTATGCTGCCATATATAGCTGAATTTTTGGGAACCATGATGCTGATCCTTTTAGGCGACGGCGTTGTAGCTAACGTGAATCTGAACAAATCCGGTATGAAGGGCGGAGGCTCTGTCCAGATTACCTTTGCATGGGGCCTTGCGGTAATGGTTCCGGCATTTATCTTCGGAGCTGCCTCCGGCGCTTCTTTCAACCCGGCTCTGACTTTGGCTCTGGCCATTGACGGAAGCTTTGACTGGGCACTTGTCCCGGGCTATATCATTGCTCAGTTTGCAGGAGCCTTTGTGGGAGCCTGCCTGGTATACATCCTGTTTAAGGATCAGTTTGACGCAACTCCCGATGCAGGCACAAAGTTGGGCGTGTTCTGTACAGGTCCTTCTATCGACAACAAGCCGCTCAACATTCTGTCTGAGGCAATAGGCACATTCGTCCTTGTATTTGCTATCAAGGGTCTTGGCAATGTTCCAGGAGCAGCAGAAGTCGGCTTAGATAAATTCCTGGTATTCGGAATCATCGTATCCGTCGGCATGTCCCTGGGCGGTCTGACAGGATATGCAATCAACCCGGCCCGTGAT is part of the Clostridium sp. M62/1 genome and harbors:
- a CDS encoding formate/nitrite transporter family protein, translating into MNFFTPAEIVKNYSAAGRKKTEMPAMKMLILGILSGIFIALGAAATNTAGHSIENVSAMRIVLGVLFPGGLTLVVLLGGELFTGNCLISISVLEKQAKISAMIKNWIVVYIGNLIGSLLIAFACAKFGQFNYSDGGLAVFTMKLAVTKSTLPFANAFVLGIMCNMLVCLAVLASLSAKDTAGKIAGVFFPISFFVICGFEHCVANMYYIPAGIFAATVPEYAAKAAEAGVNLSALTWSGFFIGNLIPVTLGNLAGGLAVGILMWLGHAWEKEKK
- a CDS encoding thioredoxin family protein — encoded protein: MSQSLEAKIPSESSLVNEELKKNLKMIFERLVRPVCLKAVLDPEQPASVEMGSFLKAVAQLSPWIELQLLERGEDSEADGALDTEHLPSTGLFGENGYLGAAFLGVPGGKEINSFVAAILNAAGPEKELDQKLLKKIAKLKKKNVIRVFVSLSCHHCQSVVTAGQTLALLSPNVECTMVDARLYPDLVEKYKLSRVPAILIGEAMYMGEKSLEELLALLR
- a CDS encoding glycerol-3-phosphate responsive antiterminator; translation: MEQKLYDTVTDCPVIAAVKDEAGLEKCLSSDIQIVFVLYGDIVGIPEIVERIKEKGKFAMIHVDLISGLSGKEIAVDFLHRNTRADGIISTKLPLIRRAKELGMATVFRFFVIDSMAFDNIKKQYDAALPDFVEILPGIMPKIITRVTKMVSAPVIAGGLIGEKADIYAAIEAGAISISSTNQNTWFI
- a CDS encoding TetR family transcriptional regulator, translated to MSDTKRRLAQALKELMAEKPIKKITIQDIVERSHMTRQSFYYHFQDIYEVIELICQYELIDQIAYRQEESFSHWLEHLMALIEENRWFYRKMLQEMEWDRVANHLKPAVEAQIRRLVGNMLTESETRSLSGGRELLVDFLTESVIQYIFRYVSCRKVPKEQNAQNLRELLQVCSLICAKCASSSKKSEEKYTKNRIKTA
- the glpK gene encoding glycerol kinase GlpK, which encodes MAKYVMALDAGTTSNRCILFNEKGEMCSVAQKEFTQYFPKPGWVEHNANEIWSSQLSVAVEAMAQIGATAEDIAAIGITNQRETTIVWDKETGEPVYNAIVWQCRRTSEYCDSLKEKGLTDKFREKTGLVIDAYFSGTKLKWILDNVPGVRERAEKGELLFGTVETWLIWKLTKGAVHVTDYSNASRTMLFNINTLQWDDEILAELNIPKCMLPEAKPSSCVYGESDPSWFGGPIKIGGAAGDQQSALFGQTCFNPGEAKNTYGTGCFMLMNTGEKPVFSKNGLVTTIAWGLDGKVNYALEGSIFVAGAAIQWLRDEMRLIDSSPDSEYMAKKVKDTNGCYVVPAFTGLGAPHWDQYARGTIVGITRGVNKYHIIRATLESLAYQTNDVLQAMQADSGIHLGALKVDGGASANNLLMQIQSDIIQAPVHRPKCVETTAMGAAYLAGLAVGYWASKEDVIKNWAIDRVFAPQIEAEERDKKVKGWNKAVKYSFGWAKED
- a CDS encoding MIP/aquaporin family protein, which encodes MLPYIAEFLGTMMLILLGDGVVANVNLNKSGMKGGGSVQITFAWGLAVMVPAFIFGAASGASFNPALTLALAIDGSFDWALVPGYIIAQFAGAFVGACLVYILFKDQFDATPDAGTKLGVFCTGPSIDNKPLNILSEAIGTFVLVFAIKGLGNVPGAAEVGLDKFLVFGIIVSVGMSLGGLTGYAINPARDLGPRIAHAVLPIQGKGGSNWGYAYVPVVGPIIGAIVAVLLYGAIPW